Proteins encoded in a region of the Desulfofalx alkaliphila DSM 12257 genome:
- a CDS encoding LytR/AlgR family response regulator transcription factor, with amino-acid sequence MKLRALIVDDEYPARQELRYLLSGFDNVEIVGEATNANEALALIKALDYHLLFLDISMPGMNGLELGEVIQQLPKRPQVIFVSAYDEHALKAFEVNAVDYILKPVEEQRLRRAVEKVWKACQDCDQDGSARQGNAVAERKKSNTGKEIKIDRIPAEKMGKTMLVDMADIFYAFTEKDYVYIKTNNDKLLTKFTLKELEARLNPAMFFRTHRCYLVNLHKVKEIIPFFNGTYNLLLEDESCSEVPVSRAQAKKLRKILGF; translated from the coding sequence ATGAAATTGAGAGCGTTAATAGTCGATGACGAATACCCCGCTCGGCAGGAACTGCGCTATCTCTTAAGTGGATTTGACAATGTTGAAATTGTGGGTGAAGCCACAAATGCCAATGAGGCATTGGCACTAATAAAGGCTTTGGACTATCACCTGCTGTTTTTAGATATTTCCATGCCCGGAATGAATGGATTGGAGTTGGGAGAGGTAATACAGCAATTGCCCAAACGTCCCCAGGTGATATTTGTCAGTGCCTACGATGAACATGCTTTAAAGGCCTTTGAGGTTAATGCGGTGGACTATATATTAAAGCCGGTGGAGGAACAGCGGTTGCGCAGGGCGGTGGAAAAGGTATGGAAGGCATGTCAGGATTGTGATCAGGACGGCAGTGCCCGGCAGGGGAATGCAGTGGCGGAGAGGAAAAAGTCTAACACCGGTAAAGAAATAAAAATTGATCGCATACCGGCTGAGAAAATGGGCAAAACAATGCTGGTGGACATGGCGGACATTTTCTATGCCTTTACTGAAAAGGATTATGTATATATCAAAACCAACAATGACAAACTGCTCACTAAGTTTACCTTGAAAGAGTTAGAGGCCAGGCTTAATCCGGCCATGTTTTTTAGAACCCATCGCTGTTATTTGGTAAATTTGCATAAGGTAAAGGAAATTATACCTTTTTTTAACGGGACCTACAACCTCCTGTTGGAAGATGAATCCTGCAGTGAAGTGCCCGTTTCCAGGGCCCAGGCTAAGAAGCTAAGAAAGATATTAGGCTTTTGA